Proteins encoded by one window of Bradyrhizobium sp. B097:
- a CDS encoding alginate lyase family protein, with translation MNPAWYLRRLQRMEPSELAGRVNDQLLRLLWRITPPAIARHASARLAPGPRQPRLKPLPLPAHAPQQAAERLIRSADGILAGHWRVFARDHNALGERPDWFVDVRSGKRAPADVYAFAVPYRDEAAVGNIKYIWESSRHHHLTVLASAYYLTSDERYARRVAAHLTSWWRENPFPRGPHWISGIELGVRLISWAWVRQLLQNWPGAPALFEDNDLFLTQLYAHQYWLSQFPSRGSSANNHIIAEAAGQFVAACAFPFFRDSALWRQNAARTLADEAVAQTFACGSNRELATDYHGFVLELLLAAAVQGEASGHQLGEMVWTTMCRMSDAIAAMLDDRAHPPRQGDGDDGIGLLLDDPACNRWPGLLATGARLFGDLPWWPKLPQPDLRTFFLTDGIKARAIAARPARRPYSLDEAGQTFLVDATRAVWCRCDHGPHGFGRIAAHAHADALSLECRIGGVDILADPGTYCYHGDPRWRAYFRSTLAHNTLCLFGRDQSVSGGPFLWTRHAQSRLIALSGLDDRDADASWVAEHSGYQDTADRLVHRRSVQLQRQAARLVVTDVVLADEGLAVPASLSWHLGPDVECKLEGRHARLSWPGGRGELELPAALSWTPYRGDETVPAGWYSPSFDLKVPATTLIGSGTLAAGQSLVTELRWFPEPARRS, from the coding sequence ATGAATCCGGCCTGGTATCTGCGCAGGCTGCAGCGCATGGAGCCGTCCGAGCTAGCGGGACGGGTGAACGATCAGCTGTTGCGCCTGCTCTGGCGCATCACTCCGCCCGCTATCGCACGACACGCCAGCGCCAGGCTGGCCCCGGGCCCGCGGCAGCCGCGGCTGAAGCCGCTGCCTTTGCCGGCGCACGCTCCGCAGCAGGCCGCGGAGCGACTCATCCGGAGCGCCGACGGGATTCTCGCCGGACATTGGCGGGTCTTCGCCCGAGATCATAATGCCCTCGGCGAGCGGCCGGACTGGTTCGTCGATGTCCGCAGCGGCAAGCGGGCGCCTGCTGACGTGTATGCGTTTGCAGTGCCCTATCGCGACGAAGCCGCGGTCGGGAACATCAAATACATCTGGGAGTCGTCGCGTCACCACCATCTCACGGTGCTCGCGTCGGCGTATTACCTGACCTCGGACGAACGCTACGCCAGGCGTGTGGCCGCGCATCTCACAAGCTGGTGGCGCGAAAATCCGTTTCCGCGCGGCCCGCACTGGATCAGCGGCATCGAGCTTGGCGTGCGGCTGATCTCGTGGGCCTGGGTGCGGCAGCTGCTGCAGAACTGGCCCGGCGCGCCTGCGCTGTTCGAGGACAATGACCTGTTCCTGACGCAGCTCTATGCGCACCAATACTGGCTGTCGCAGTTCCCGAGCCGTGGCTCCTCCGCCAACAACCACATCATCGCGGAGGCTGCCGGGCAGTTCGTGGCGGCCTGTGCGTTTCCCTTTTTTCGCGACAGCGCGCTGTGGCGCCAGAATGCCGCCAGGACGCTGGCAGACGAAGCTGTTGCGCAAACCTTCGCCTGCGGCAGCAATCGCGAGCTCGCAACCGATTATCACGGCTTCGTCCTCGAACTGCTGCTGGCCGCGGCAGTGCAGGGCGAAGCGTCCGGGCACCAGCTGGGCGAAATGGTCTGGACCACGATGTGCCGCATGAGCGATGCGATTGCTGCGATGCTCGACGACCGCGCGCATCCTCCGCGTCAGGGCGATGGCGACGACGGCATCGGCCTGTTGCTCGACGATCCCGCCTGCAATCGCTGGCCCGGTCTGCTCGCCACCGGCGCGCGCCTGTTCGGCGATCTGCCGTGGTGGCCCAAACTGCCGCAGCCCGATCTGCGCACGTTTTTTCTGACGGACGGCATCAAGGCGCGTGCGATCGCCGCGCGCCCTGCGCGCCGTCCGTATTCGCTTGATGAGGCGGGACAGACCTTTCTGGTCGATGCCACCCGAGCGGTGTGGTGCCGCTGCGATCACGGCCCGCATGGCTTCGGCCGCATTGCGGCCCATGCCCACGCGGATGCGCTGTCGCTCGAATGCAGGATCGGCGGCGTCGATATCCTCGCCGACCCCGGCACCTATTGCTATCACGGCGATCCGCGATGGCGCGCCTATTTCCGTTCCACGCTGGCGCACAACACGCTCTGCCTGTTCGGGCGCGACCAGTCGGTGTCGGGCGGGCCGTTTCTGTGGACGCGGCACGCGCAGAGCCGGCTGATCGCATTGAGCGGCCTGGACGATCGTGATGCGGACGCAAGCTGGGTCGCGGAGCATTCGGGATATCAGGACACGGCAGATCGTCTCGTGCATCGCCGTTCAGTGCAATTGCAGCGTCAGGCGGCGCGGCTCGTCGTTACCGATGTTGTGCTTGCCGATGAGGGGCTTGCGGTGCCGGCGAGCCTCAGCTGGCATCTCGGTCCCGACGTCGAATGCAAGCTCGAAGGGCGTCACGCGCGCCTGTCATGGCCCGGCGGACGCGGCGAGCTCGAGCTGCCGGCGGCGCTCAGCTGGACGCCGTATCGCGGTGACGAAACCGTGCCGGCCGGGTGGTATTCGCCGTCGTTCGATCTCAAGGTGCCGGCGACGACGCTGATCGGCTCCGGAACGCTGGCCGCCGGCCAAAGCCTGGTGACGGAGCTGCGCTGGTTTCCCGAGCCGGCACGCCGATCATGA
- a CDS encoding bi-domain-containing oxidoreductase produces MKQIAQNYKSGELKLIDVPAPRCRPGGVLVRTAFSAVSTGTEMMKFTEGRLSLLGKARARPDQVAKVVRSARQQGLLATYQKVMNRLDSYTPLGYSLSGTVVEVGEGVGGFALGQRVCCGGNQYATHAEYNWVPVNLCVPLPDGAALDQAAFTTIASIALQAMRQSEIGFGETACVIGLGLIGQIMVRLLRSAGVVVVGLDRLEPRCGQAEAAGAALCAVASDDAAAEFRARIDQLTAGNGVDCVFITAGSDDPELASRSAALLRDRGRIVDIGKCTLNLPWNEFYDKELDVRFSRSYGPGRYDPLYEEGGIDYPIGHVRWTEKRNMEAIVALLADGRLDFSALISDMVPLEQATSAFERMSRGEVGLGMVFTYPDAASRAMQMVYRPAVALRSGRVRLGVIGAGNYASSMLLPQLANHARVDLVEVATNTGLSGATAVRKFGFARASTDAASVLEADDIDAVLIATRHASHAHLATQALRAGKAVFVEKPLAIDPDALDQLGQAIRETGNNRLMVGFNRRFSPLLQGMRAAFSPAGPQTLQYRVIAGPLEKSSWYLQAESEGSRFVGEGGHFIDVLSWWLGAEPVRVSARTAGKDVDNLVATFDFADGSVASLSYLTGGDPRVPKEALEISASTGFAAFDNFAGFEVWHAGQRTAKKARLDKGQRPMLDAFIAAVASAAAMPIGLDSLLATTRATLAVQESAAAGMPVDLTIGAAEQGVVRASTALR; encoded by the coding sequence GTGAAGCAGATCGCGCAGAACTATAAGAGCGGCGAGCTCAAGCTGATCGACGTGCCGGCTCCGCGCTGCCGCCCCGGCGGGGTTTTGGTGCGCACGGCATTCTCGGCGGTGTCCACCGGCACCGAGATGATGAAATTCACCGAAGGCCGGCTGTCGCTGCTCGGCAAGGCGCGTGCGCGCCCCGACCAGGTTGCCAAGGTGGTGCGCTCGGCTCGCCAGCAGGGATTGCTTGCGACCTATCAGAAGGTGATGAACCGGCTCGATTCCTACACGCCGCTCGGTTATTCGCTGTCGGGCACCGTCGTGGAGGTGGGCGAGGGTGTCGGCGGCTTCGCGCTCGGACAGCGGGTCTGCTGCGGCGGCAATCAGTATGCAACCCATGCTGAATATAATTGGGTGCCGGTGAACCTCTGCGTGCCGCTGCCGGACGGTGCAGCGCTCGACCAGGCCGCGTTCACGACGATAGCCTCGATCGCGCTGCAGGCGATGCGCCAGTCGGAAATCGGTTTCGGTGAGACCGCCTGCGTGATCGGCCTTGGCCTGATCGGGCAGATCATGGTGCGCCTGCTGCGCAGCGCCGGTGTCGTGGTCGTTGGGCTCGACAGGCTGGAGCCGCGCTGTGGTCAGGCGGAGGCGGCGGGTGCCGCGCTCTGTGCGGTCGCATCGGATGATGCCGCGGCCGAATTTCGCGCGCGGATCGATCAGCTGACCGCAGGCAATGGTGTCGATTGCGTGTTCATCACGGCGGGCAGCGACGATCCGGAGCTCGCGTCGCGTTCGGCCGCGTTGCTGCGCGACCGCGGCCGTATCGTCGACATCGGCAAATGCACGCTGAACCTGCCGTGGAACGAATTCTACGACAAGGAGCTCGACGTTCGATTCTCGCGCTCCTACGGCCCCGGCCGCTACGATCCGCTCTACGAGGAGGGCGGCATCGACTATCCGATCGGCCATGTGCGCTGGACCGAGAAGCGCAACATGGAGGCGATCGTCGCCCTGCTGGCCGACGGGCGGCTGGATTTCTCTGCGCTGATTTCCGACATGGTGCCGCTGGAGCAGGCGACGTCGGCATTCGAGCGCATGAGCCGGGGCGAGGTTGGTCTCGGCATGGTGTTCACCTATCCGGACGCCGCTTCCCGCGCGATGCAGATGGTCTATCGTCCGGCCGTCGCGCTGCGCAGCGGCCGGGTCCGGCTCGGCGTCATCGGCGCCGGCAATTATGCCTCCAGCATGTTGTTGCCGCAGCTTGCAAATCACGCGCGCGTCGATCTCGTCGAGGTCGCCACCAACACCGGCCTCAGCGGCGCCACCGCGGTGCGCAAGTTCGGCTTCGCGCGTGCCTCGACGGATGCGGCCTCGGTGCTCGAGGCCGACGACATCGATGCCGTGCTGATCGCGACGCGCCATGCCTCCCACGCCCACCTCGCGACCCAAGCGCTGCGCGCCGGCAAGGCGGTGTTTGTCGAGAAGCCGCTCGCGATCGATCCAGACGCGCTCGATCAGCTGGGGCAGGCGATCCGCGAGACCGGCAACAACCGGCTGATGGTCGGCTTCAATCGCCGCTTCTCGCCGCTGCTGCAGGGGATGCGCGCGGCGTTCTCGCCGGCGGGGCCACAGACCTTGCAATATCGCGTCATCGCCGGCCCGCTGGAGAAATCATCCTGGTATCTGCAGGCCGAGAGCGAGGGCAGCCGATTCGTCGGCGAGGGCGGCCATTTCATCGACGTATTGTCCTGGTGGCTCGGCGCCGAGCCGGTGCGCGTCTCGGCGCGTACCGCGGGCAAGGATGTCGACAATCTCGTCGCCACGTTCGACTTTGCCGACGGCTCGGTTGCGAGCCTCAGCTATCTCACCGGCGGCGATCCGCGTGTGCCCAAGGAGGCGCTTGAAATATCGGCAAGCACCGGCTTTGCTGCCTTTGACAATTTCGCGGGCTTCGAGGTCTGGCACGCCGGACAGCGGACGGCGAAGAAAGCGCGGCTCGACAAGGGGCAGCGGCCGATGCTGGATGCCTTCATCGCCGCGGTCGCATCGGCGGCCGCGATGCCGATCGGGCTCGACTCGCTGCTTGCGACCACCCGCGCAACGCTCGCGGTTCAGGAGAGCGCAGCCGCCGGGATGCCGGTCGATCTGACGATCGGCGCAGCAGAGCAGGGCGTCGTGCGCGCATCGACTGCGTTGAGATGA
- a CDS encoding glycosyl hydrolase: MAGRVREWAQRASIALVLSALAPLAHKWPLQWAGAAANDVLNVSHVNVVIPPTLFGMTINAIGQSQPWPALKFDGVRLWGAIYWAQINPAPGIYNWARFDAILAAAEREHVEIVLNLAFTPRWAASVKDAPPAFTPGASSPPADLTSWDEWVRAAVTRAAGRIKYWEIWNEPEDPKYYSGDIATMVQMQKRAYQIIKASDPALTVLTPSSNGTPDGYRWQQAFMAQGGGQYADVFAFHGYTSEPEAVIGIIARFKQILAAHDLSTRPIWDTEAGWSSHEDNPDGFLARAYILKWISGVDRFYWYEFAGGGGDFGKLWDRARGLLPSGIAYRTVQSWLVGASVVAAGRTSPSTWRVELRMPDGRYGLILWTTKGRSVHRVDPRFSRYQGLDGGEGAVANGEVEISPKPVLLLE; the protein is encoded by the coding sequence ATGGCAGGTAGAGTGAGGGAGTGGGCACAAAGGGCGTCGATCGCGCTGGTTTTGAGTGCGCTGGCGCCGCTGGCTCACAAATGGCCGCTGCAGTGGGCCGGCGCGGCGGCAAACGATGTGCTCAATGTGAGCCATGTGAACGTGGTGATCCCGCCGACGCTTTTCGGCATGACGATCAATGCGATCGGACAGTCGCAGCCATGGCCGGCGCTCAAGTTTGACGGCGTCCGGCTGTGGGGTGCGATCTACTGGGCGCAGATCAACCCGGCGCCCGGCATCTACAATTGGGCACGCTTCGACGCGATCCTTGCGGCGGCGGAGCGCGAGCACGTCGAGATCGTCCTCAATCTCGCCTTCACGCCGCGCTGGGCCGCGTCGGTGAAAGATGCGCCGCCGGCATTCACGCCCGGCGCAAGCTCGCCGCCTGCCGATCTCACATCATGGGACGAATGGGTGCGCGCGGCCGTGACCCGCGCCGCCGGCCGCATCAAATACTGGGAAATCTGGAACGAGCCCGAGGATCCCAAATATTACTCGGGCGATATCGCGACCATGGTCCAGATGCAGAAACGGGCCTACCAGATCATCAAGGCCAGCGATCCCGCTCTGACTGTGCTGACGCCGTCGTCCAACGGCACGCCGGACGGCTATCGTTGGCAACAGGCCTTCATGGCGCAAGGCGGCGGACAATATGCCGATGTCTTCGCCTTCCACGGCTATACGAGCGAACCCGAAGCGGTGATCGGGATCATCGCCCGCTTCAAGCAGATCCTCGCCGCGCACGATCTCTCCACAAGGCCGATCTGGGACACCGAGGCCGGCTGGTCGTCGCACGAGGACAACCCGGATGGCTTTCTGGCGCGCGCCTATATCCTGAAATGGATCAGCGGCGTCGACCGGTTCTATTGGTACGAGTTCGCCGGCGGGGGCGGCGACTTCGGCAAATTGTGGGATCGGGCACGCGGGCTGCTTCCGAGCGGAATTGCCTATCGCACGGTCCAGTCATGGTTGGTCGGCGCCAGCGTCGTGGCGGCAGGCAGGACGTCGCCGTCGACCTGGCGCGTCGAACTCCGCATGCCGGATGGCCGCTACGGCTTGATCCTCTGGACCACCAAGGGGCGGTCCGTACATCGGGTCGACCCGCGTTTTAGCCGTTACCAGGGCCTGGACGGCGGCGAAGGAGCTGTCGCCAACGGTGAGGTCGAGATCTCGCCCAAACCGGTCCTGTTGCTGGAATGA
- a CDS encoding glycosyltransferase family 4 protein: MSRAEPSPRRILIIVENLPVPFDRRVWCEATSLRKAGYEVSVICPKGRGHTESYECLDGIHIYRHPMPVEARGIAAYLIEYPAALFWETWLAIKVAWKHGFDVIHGCNPPDLIFLIGLLFKLGGKRFVFDHHDVNPELYEAKFGRRDFFWHLLRLVEYLTFKTASISIATNESYREIAITRGRMPANRVFVVRSGPNLERVRSRPADPAWRRGRRYSVGYVGVIGQSEGIDLLLQSIGHIVHDLGRTDIQFNIAGTGPEWNAVVKLCAEMQLSDYVNFTGAIADDALFTMLSTADVCVNPDRVTPMNDISTMNKIMEYMALGRPIVQFEVREGRRSALDASLYAAQNDPRDFAGKIITLIDNPALRQTMGAYGRSRVERELSWTHEEPKLLAAYEALFARALPWQSRAPRANATTERPTSQAPGVNANAATGRASR; this comes from the coding sequence ATGTCGAGAGCTGAACCATCACCGCGGCGGATCCTGATCATCGTCGAGAACCTTCCGGTTCCTTTCGATCGCAGGGTGTGGTGCGAGGCAACGTCGCTGCGCAAGGCGGGCTATGAAGTTTCGGTGATCTGCCCGAAGGGCCGCGGCCATACCGAATCCTACGAGTGCCTCGACGGCATTCACATTTACCGTCATCCGATGCCGGTGGAAGCACGCGGGATCGCCGCCTATCTCATCGAATATCCGGCCGCACTGTTCTGGGAGACGTGGCTTGCGATCAAGGTGGCGTGGAAGCACGGCTTCGACGTGATTCATGGCTGCAATCCGCCCGACCTGATCTTCCTGATCGGCCTGCTGTTCAAGCTCGGCGGCAAGCGCTTCGTGTTCGATCATCACGACGTCAATCCCGAGCTCTACGAAGCGAAGTTCGGCCGCAGGGACTTTTTCTGGCATCTGCTTCGGCTGGTCGAATATCTCACCTTCAAGACCGCAAGCATCTCGATCGCGACCAACGAATCCTATCGCGAGATCGCGATCACCCGCGGCCGGATGCCGGCCAACCGGGTCTTCGTGGTGCGCTCTGGCCCCAATCTCGAACGGGTGCGCTCCCGCCCGGCCGATCCGGCCTGGCGCCGTGGCCGGCGCTACAGCGTCGGCTATGTCGGCGTGATCGGCCAGTCGGAAGGCATCGATCTCCTGCTGCAGTCAATCGGCCACATCGTGCACGATCTCGGCCGCACCGACATCCAGTTCAACATCGCCGGCACCGGGCCGGAGTGGAATGCGGTGGTCAAGCTCTGCGCGGAAATGCAGCTCTCCGACTACGTGAACTTCACCGGCGCTATTGCCGATGACGCTCTGTTCACGATGCTCTCGACCGCAGATGTCTGCGTCAATCCGGATCGCGTCACACCGATGAACGACATCTCCACCATGAACAAGATCATGGAGTACATGGCGCTCGGACGGCCGATCGTTCAGTTCGAGGTTCGCGAAGGCCGCCGCTCCGCGCTCGACGCCTCGCTCTATGCGGCGCAGAACGACCCGCGGGATTTCGCCGGCAAGATCATCACGCTGATCGATAATCCGGCGCTGCGGCAGACGATGGGGGCCTATGGCCGCAGCCGCGTCGAGCGCGAATTGTCCTGGACGCATGAGGAGCCGAAGCTGCTCGCCGCCTATGAGGCGCTGTTCGCCAGAGCGCTTCCCTGGCAGAGCCGCGCCCCACGGGCGAACGCCACCACGGAGCGGCCGACGTCGCAGGCGCCCGGCGTCAACGCCAATGCAGCTACCGGGCGGGCATCGCGTTGA
- a CDS encoding nucleotide sugar dehydrogenase, whose amino-acid sequence MNVSIFGLGYVGTVCAACFTELGHQIIGVDKSIDKVDLIREGRSPVIEPGISDKVAHAVATGQLTATTDATEAIVNSDISMVCVGTPSSGNGNLDLTAIRQVAVEIGRGLRAKNAPHTVTIRSTVLPGTTRDTVGPLIEEASGNKIGRDFDLAFNPEFLREGSAIADFNAPSKTVVGAFNQETADRVMALYKDLPGAKITPPVETAELVKYVDNSWHALKVSFANEIGAIAKTLGIDGRDVMNIFLQDTRLNISPAYLRPGFAFGGSCLPKDVKALKHLAHSRGLSTPVLESILPSNDMIMSRGADWILSHDGRRIAFLGISFKAGTDDVRDSPFVELVKSLRGEQRDIQIYDPNVRLSQLIGANRDFLMRNPELVGLLHDDVTATIEWADIIVLTTADPRFVAALKATRPDQVVLELSDIGLPREVRAKVSGFHW is encoded by the coding sequence ATGAACGTCAGCATTTTCGGCCTCGGCTATGTCGGAACGGTGTGCGCGGCCTGCTTCACCGAGCTCGGCCACCAGATCATCGGCGTCGACAAGAGCATCGATAAGGTCGACCTGATCCGCGAGGGCCGATCGCCGGTCATCGAGCCGGGCATCTCGGACAAGGTGGCGCACGCGGTTGCGACGGGTCAGTTGACCGCAACCACCGACGCCACCGAGGCGATCGTCAACAGCGACATATCGATGGTCTGCGTCGGCACGCCGTCGTCCGGCAACGGCAATCTCGACCTGACCGCGATCCGGCAGGTCGCCGTCGAGATCGGCCGCGGGCTGCGGGCAAAGAACGCGCCGCATACCGTGACGATCCGCTCCACCGTGCTGCCCGGCACCACCCGCGACACCGTCGGGCCGCTGATCGAGGAAGCCTCCGGCAACAAGATCGGACGCGATTTCGACCTCGCCTTCAATCCGGAGTTCCTGCGCGAAGGCAGCGCCATTGCCGACTTCAACGCGCCGTCCAAGACCGTGGTCGGCGCCTTCAACCAGGAAACCGCCGACCGCGTCATGGCGCTCTACAAGGATCTGCCCGGCGCCAAGATCACGCCGCCGGTCGAGACCGCCGAGCTGGTCAAATATGTCGACAACAGCTGGCACGCGCTGAAGGTCAGCTTCGCCAACGAGATCGGCGCCATCGCAAAGACGCTCGGCATCGACGGCCGCGACGTCATGAACATCTTCCTGCAGGACACAAGGCTCAACATCTCGCCGGCCTATCTGCGGCCGGGTTTTGCCTTCGGCGGCTCCTGCCTGCCCAAGGACGTCAAGGCGCTAAAGCACCTCGCGCACAGCCGTGGTCTGTCGACGCCGGTGCTCGAAAGCATCCTGCCGAGCAACGACATGATCATGTCGCGCGGCGCCGACTGGATCCTGTCGCACGACGGCCGCCGCATCGCGTTCCTCGGCATCAGCTTCAAGGCCGGCACCGACGATGTCCGCGACAGCCCCTTCGTCGAGCTGGTCAAAAGCCTGCGCGGCGAGCAGCGCGACATCCAGATCTACGACCCCAACGTACGGCTGTCGCAACTGATCGGCGCCAACCGCGACTTTCTGATGCGCAACCCGGAGCTGGTCGGCTTGCTGCATGACGATGTGACGGCGACGATCGAATGGGCCGACATCATCGTGCTGACGACCGCCGATCCGCGCTTCGTTGCGGCGCTGAAGGCAACCCGGCCCGACCAGGTGGTGCTCGAACTGTCGGACATTGGATTGCCCCGAGAGGTGCGCGCCAAGGTGAGCGGCTTCCACTGGTAG
- a CDS encoding methyltransferase domain-containing protein, with product MATVAQTRDRPEIRFHDEISSEWERLHRSRTFKARTAAMFDLLGNADLNGQRWLDAGCGTGTLSRLLAARGCDVTGVDASSEMIAAARSRPADGPPADRLTFRQIPTIANLPFADRSFDGVLCASVLEYVPDVAQCLAQIHRVLRPGGLLLVSIPNRGSLLRQGYKLAHAASSRVSGRPLFRYLAFSKFDTTPAVMQGLLRQHGLTMLGVSFGGSPLPPALDRRPAVGTLINILARRDN from the coding sequence ATGGCTACCGTGGCCCAGACCCGCGACCGACCCGAAATCCGCTTTCACGACGAGATCTCGTCGGAGTGGGAGAGGCTGCATCGGAGCCGCACCTTCAAGGCGCGCACCGCCGCGATGTTCGATCTGCTCGGGAATGCGGACCTCAATGGCCAGCGCTGGCTGGATGCAGGTTGCGGCACCGGAACGCTCTCCCGCCTGCTCGCCGCACGCGGCTGCGATGTCACCGGCGTCGACGCCTCGTCGGAGATGATTGCGGCGGCACGCAGCCGCCCCGCCGACGGTCCGCCGGCCGACCGGCTCACGTTCCGGCAGATTCCGACCATCGCAAACCTGCCGTTTGCGGATCGGTCCTTCGACGGCGTGCTCTGCGCGAGCGTGCTGGAATATGTCCCCGACGTGGCGCAGTGCCTCGCCCAGATCCATCGCGTGCTCAGGCCCGGTGGACTGCTGCTGGTCTCGATCCCCAACCGCGGATCGCTGCTGCGCCAGGGCTACAAGCTCGCGCATGCGGCTTCGTCGCGCGTGTCGGGCCGGCCGCTGTTCCGCTACCTCGCCTTTTCCAAGTTCGACACCACGCCGGCCGTCATGCAGGGCCTGCTGCGGCAACATGGTCTCACCATGCTCGGCGTCAGCTTTGGCGGCTCGCCGCTGCCGCCGGCGCTCGATCGCCGGCCCGCGGTCGGCACGCTGATCAATATCCTCGCCCGCCGCGACAATTGA
- a CDS encoding class I SAM-dependent methyltransferase, which produces MLGTIQARFSGAARKRRGEFLVRTVNLPLDARILDLGGGTGRHIRAILPRHTDITVCDISADDLKAARERFGFKTVLLRETERLPFKDQAFDFCFCSSVIEHVTGPKQAVVTIENDTAFRNIAREHQNRFAGEISRVARSFYVQTPYRYFPIESHTWLPGIIVLLPRRRQIALIERFNRFWFKRTAPDWHLFDWGEMTETFPDAKIYRERYLGMTKSLMAIKV; this is translated from the coding sequence TTGCTGGGCACAATTCAAGCCCGATTTTCTGGTGCAGCACGCAAGCGGCGCGGCGAGTTCCTCGTCCGCACCGTGAACCTGCCGCTCGACGCAAGGATCCTCGATCTCGGCGGCGGCACCGGCCGGCACATTCGCGCGATCCTGCCGCGCCATACCGACATCACGGTCTGCGATATATCGGCCGACGATTTGAAGGCCGCGCGCGAACGCTTCGGGTTCAAGACCGTTCTGCTGCGGGAAACCGAGCGGCTGCCGTTCAAGGATCAGGCGTTCGACTTCTGCTTCTGCTCGTCGGTGATCGAGCATGTCACCGGGCCGAAGCAGGCCGTCGTGACGATCGAGAACGACACGGCATTCAGGAATATCGCGCGCGAGCACCAGAACCGCTTTGCCGGTGAGATCTCCCGGGTCGCGAGGTCCTTCTACGTGCAGACGCCGTACCGGTACTTTCCGATCGAGAGCCATACCTGGCTGCCCGGAATCATCGTCCTGTTGCCGAGGCGACGGCAAATCGCACTGATCGAAAGGTTCAACCGATTCTGGTTCAAGCGGACCGCGCCCGACTGGCACCTGTTCGACTGGGGCGAGATGACCGAAACGTTTCCGGACGCGAAAATCTATCGCGAGCGATACCTCGGCATGACCAAGTCGCTGATGGCGATCAAGGTGTGA
- a CDS encoding methyltransferase domain-containing protein — MTDNAPGRALQRLHIGAFNCGIAGWINTDITMHLWIARLPLAAKALHLAGLLSDARYAEHRQGKFAGLRYMDLTKPLPFADGSLSAVFSAHVFEHLFPDEVERLAREIARVLAPGGVCRIVVPDMERIVALYDPAAPQAFLKGVFEIERRKEAAFAHHWGFTRASLAALFRDAGCSETHTRAYREGVCPDIDRLDNRPDESIFFEAIK, encoded by the coding sequence ATGACCGACAACGCACCCGGCCGCGCGCTGCAGCGGCTGCATATCGGCGCCTTCAACTGCGGCATCGCGGGCTGGATCAACACCGACATCACGATGCATCTGTGGATCGCGCGCCTGCCGCTCGCGGCGAAAGCGTTGCATCTCGCCGGCCTGCTGAGCGACGCGCGCTATGCCGAGCACCGCCAGGGCAAGTTTGCCGGGCTCCGCTACATGGACCTGACCAAGCCGTTGCCGTTCGCAGATGGCAGCCTCTCGGCGGTGTTCAGCGCACATGTCTTCGAGCATCTATTTCCCGACGAGGTCGAGCGGCTGGCGCGTGAGATTGCGCGGGTGCTGGCGCCGGGCGGGGTGTGCCGCATCGTCGTCCCCGACATGGAACGGATCGTCGCGCTCTACGACCCGGCCGCACCGCAGGCCTTCCTCAAGGGCGTGTTCGAGATCGAGCGCCGCAAGGAGGCTGCCTTCGCGCATCACTGGGGCTTTACGCGCGCCTCCCTCGCGGCTCTGTTCCGCGATGCGGGCTGTTCCGAGACCCACACCCGGGCCTATCGAGAGGGGGTCTGTCCCGACATCGACCGGCTCGACAACCGGCCGGACGAGTCGATCTTCTTCGAGGCGATCAAGTGA